The following proteins are encoded in a genomic region of Actinomadura sp. NAK00032:
- the rpmI gene encoding 50S ribosomal protein L35 — MPKTKTHSGAKKRFKLTGSGKVMRRRANKNHLLEHKPTKRTRRLSGPAVVADADAKNIKKLLRK, encoded by the coding sequence ATGCCGAAGACGAAGACCCACAGCGGTGCCAAGAAGCGCTTCAAGCTGACCGGCTCCGGCAAGGTGATGCGCCGCCGCGCCAACAAGAACCACCTGCTCGAGCACAAGCCCACCAAGCGGACGCGCCGCCTGTCCGGCCCGGCCGTGGTGGCCGACGCCGACGCCAAGAACATCAAGAAGCTGCTGCGCAAGTAG
- the rplT gene encoding 50S ribosomal protein L20 — translation MARVKRGVNAAKKRRVVLERSSGYRGQRSRLYRKAKEQQLHSMTYAFRDRKDRKGQFRRLWIQRINAAARANGITYNRFIQGLKAAEVEVDRRMLAELAVNDAAAFAALVQVAKDALPTEGSEAA, via the coding sequence GTGGCACGCGTGAAGCGGGGAGTCAACGCCGCCAAGAAGCGTCGGGTCGTCCTGGAGCGGTCGAGCGGCTACCGCGGTCAGCGTTCGCGCCTGTACCGCAAGGCCAAGGAGCAGCAGCTCCACTCGATGACCTACGCGTTCCGGGACCGCAAGGACCGCAAGGGCCAGTTCCGCCGGCTGTGGATCCAGCGGATCAACGCCGCGGCCCGCGCCAACGGCATCACCTACAACCGGTTCATCCAGGGCCTGAAGGCCGCGGAGGTCGAGGTCGACCGCCGCATGCTCGCCGAGCTGGCCGTCAACGACGCCGCGGCGTTCGCCGCGCTCGTCCAGGTCGCCAAGGACGCCCTCCCCACCGAGGGTTCGGAGGCGGCCTGA
- a CDS encoding RNA methyltransferase: protein MAGRELTSLRSPRVKSARRLAKRAFRRRENRFLAEGPQAVREALQIPGGLAELFTTAEAEARHPELVAAAERAGAPVLRVSGEVMAELAQTVTPQGLLAVCEFVDVPLDKALRAGPRLVTVLAHVRDPGNAGTVLRTADAAGSEAVVFTDASVDPYNGKCVRASAGSLFHLPVVTGPRFDTLIPELKGAGLTVLAADGAGERTLDDAIDAGLLARPTAWVFGNEAWGLPDEILRHVDEVVRVPIYGRAESLNLATAAAVCLYASARAQRDM from the coding sequence ATGGCGGGCCGCGAGCTGACCTCCCTCCGATCACCACGGGTGAAGTCCGCTCGGCGGCTCGCCAAGCGAGCCTTCCGGCGCCGCGAGAACCGGTTCCTCGCCGAGGGGCCGCAGGCGGTCCGGGAGGCGCTGCAGATCCCCGGCGGCCTCGCCGAGCTGTTCACCACCGCCGAGGCGGAGGCCCGCCATCCCGAGCTGGTCGCGGCCGCCGAGCGCGCGGGCGCGCCGGTGCTGCGGGTCAGCGGCGAGGTCATGGCGGAACTGGCGCAGACCGTCACCCCGCAGGGGCTGCTGGCGGTCTGCGAGTTCGTCGACGTCCCGCTCGACAAGGCACTGCGGGCCGGGCCCCGGCTGGTGACCGTCCTCGCGCACGTCCGCGACCCCGGCAACGCGGGCACGGTCCTGCGCACCGCCGACGCGGCCGGGTCGGAGGCGGTCGTGTTCACCGACGCGTCCGTCGACCCCTACAACGGCAAGTGCGTGCGGGCCTCGGCGGGCAGCCTGTTCCACCTGCCGGTCGTCACCGGCCCGCGGTTCGACACGCTGATCCCCGAGCTGAAGGGCGCGGGGCTCACCGTCCTCGCCGCCGACGGCGCGGGCGAGCGCACCCTCGACGACGCGATCGACGCGGGGCTGCTCGCGCGCCCCACGGCATGGGTGTTCGGGAACGAGGCCTGGGGCCTGCCCGACGAGATACTCCGGCACGTGGACGAGGTCGTGCGCGTGCCCATCTACGGCCGCGCCGAGAGCCTGAACCTGGCGACGGCCGCAGCCGTATGCCTCTACGCCTCGGCGCGCGCCCAGCGCGACATGTGA
- a CDS encoding STAS domain-containing protein, whose amino-acid sequence MTEETRPAGRAGRRAPEVRCRAGAVAGRAPGGTPARAAGSVAGSADAGLRIEVARVRGDTAVVTVAGEIDLRTAGALRDGLVELHGRLRGTGPRRLVADFSAVPFCDAAGLGALVAAHNQIAADGGEIALTGVRPAQLRLLRITGLHRLFAISAGGDVACAGYGPSAGSR is encoded by the coding sequence ATGACCGAGGAGACCAGGCCCGCCGGGCGGGCGGGCCGGCGCGCGCCGGAGGTGCGGTGCCGGGCCGGCGCGGTCGCGGGCCGCGCCCCGGGCGGGACGCCCGCCCGCGCGGCCGGCTCCGTCGCCGGCTCCGCGGACGCCGGGCTGCGGATCGAGGTCGCCCGGGTCCGCGGCGACACGGCCGTCGTGACGGTGGCCGGGGAGATCGACCTGCGCACCGCGGGGGCGCTGCGCGACGGGCTCGTCGAGCTGCACGGCCGGCTGCGCGGCACGGGCCCGCGCCGGCTGGTGGCCGACTTCAGCGCCGTCCCGTTCTGCGACGCGGCCGGGCTCGGCGCGCTGGTCGCCGCGCACAACCAGATCGCGGCGGACGGCGGCGAGATCGCGCTGACCGGGGTCCGGCCCGCCCAGCTGCGGCTGCTGCGCATCACCGGGCTGCACCGGCTGTTCGCGATCAGTGCCGGGGGCGACGTCGCGTGCGCCGGCTACGGCCCGTCGGCGGGGTCGCGCTGA
- a CDS encoding ATP-binding protein, with the protein MAARVPGRGDAAGTEWDAADDLPDGLLVAGRDARVLVFNAAAARITGVRAASAVGRDFRDVLPLHDAEGRDWWKCLAPYDGLRTRTRHPERVLFLPGGTEVLVTAAYRRDGRGRVERFTVSLRDAVHRARQERDRADLVSTVAHELRSPLTSVKGFTATLLAKWHRFNDDQKRVMLETVNADADRVTRLITELLDVSRIEAGRLEMRRQVVDLPEEVRKVIAGRVAAGDSEDRFRFEARGGLPEMWLDPDKMDQILGNLVENAVRHGAGTVTIVVEPDAHGEGAAVSVRDEGEGIPPEAAQRVFRQFWRGPGGNRRGGTGLGLYIVKGLVEAHGGVITVRRAPGGGAEFRFTVPAGAPDYAG; encoded by the coding sequence GTGGCCGCGCGCGTGCCCGGGCGAGGGGACGCGGCGGGCACCGAGTGGGACGCCGCGGACGACCTGCCCGACGGGCTGCTGGTCGCCGGCCGGGACGCCCGCGTGCTGGTGTTCAACGCCGCCGCCGCGCGGATCACCGGGGTCCGCGCCGCGTCGGCCGTCGGCCGCGACTTCCGCGACGTCCTGCCGCTGCACGACGCCGAGGGGCGCGACTGGTGGAAGTGCCTGGCCCCCTACGACGGCCTGCGCACCCGCACCCGCCACCCCGAGCGCGTGCTGTTCCTGCCCGGCGGCACCGAGGTCCTGGTGACGGCCGCCTACCGGCGCGACGGGCGGGGCCGGGTGGAGCGGTTCACCGTCTCGCTGCGCGACGCCGTGCACCGCGCCCGCCAGGAGCGCGACCGCGCCGACCTCGTCTCCACCGTGGCGCACGAGCTGCGCTCCCCGCTGACCAGCGTGAAGGGCTTCACCGCGACGCTGCTGGCCAAGTGGCACCGGTTCAACGACGACCAGAAGCGCGTCATGCTGGAGACCGTCAACGCCGACGCCGACCGCGTCACCCGGCTGATCACCGAGCTGCTGGACGTGTCCCGCATCGAGGCGGGCCGGCTGGAGATGCGCCGCCAGGTCGTCGACCTGCCCGAGGAGGTCCGCAAGGTCATCGCGGGCCGGGTCGCGGCCGGCGACTCCGAGGACCGGTTCCGGTTCGAGGCGCGCGGCGGGCTGCCCGAGATGTGGCTCGATCCCGACAAGATGGATCAAATCCTCGGCAATCTCGTGGAAAACGCGGTGCGGCACGGAGCGGGTACCGTCACAATCGTGGTGGAGCCGGACGCGCATGGGGAGGGAGCCGCCGTGTCGGTACGCGACGAGGGCGAGGGCATCCCGCCCGAGGCCGCCCAGCGCGTCTTCCGGCAGTTCTGGCGCGGCCCCGGCGGCAACCGCCGCGGCGGCACCGGCCTCGGGCTCTACATCGTCAAGGGCCTGGTCGAGGCGCACGGCGGCGTGATCACCGTGCGGCGGGCGCCCGGCGGCGGCGCCGAGTTCCGATTTACCGTGCCCGCAGGGGCCCCCGACTACGCCGGCTGA